TGGTCCGCTCGGCCGCGAGCAGATGCGCAACCTGCGCATCTTCAAGGGCACCGAGCATCCGCACGAAGCCCAGAACCCCGAAGTCCTCGACATCGGCTCGATGAACCGCAAGAACAAGGTGGGCAACTGATGTCCGACAACCGCCAGTCGCTCGCCGATCTCGCGAGCCTGACCAACCAGCCCGCCCCGGCAGCACCGACCGCGCAGACGGTTCCGGCCGCCGAGGGTGACATCCAGGCACCCGTCTCGAACGAGCCGGTCCGCGAGCCGATGCCGCTGCGCGAGCAGATCCTCGACAAGCAGGGCCGCGCCTATGCGACCGGTCGCCGCAAGGACGCCGTCGCACGCGTCTGGATCAAGCCGGGTTCGGGCAAGATCACGGTCAACGGCCGCGATCAGGAAACCTATTTCGCCCGTCCGACTCTGCGTCTGGTGATCAACCAGCCGTTCACGATCGCCGAGCGCGATGGCGCTTATGACGTCGTCTGCACGGTCAAGGGCGGTGGCCTTTCGGGCCAGGCCGGCGCGGTCAAGCATGGCATCAGCCAGGCGCTGACCAAGTTCGAGCCGATCCTGCGCGCACCGGTCAAGGCGGCAGGCTTCCTGACCCGCGACAGCCGTACCGTCGAGCGCAAGAAGTACGGCAAGGCGAAGGCCCGTCGCAGCTTCCAGTTCTCGAAGCGCTAAACCGCTTTTACAGTATCGCGTACGAAGAGGGCGGTCCGGCAACGGGCCGCCCTTTTTCGTTTGGGGTTCGCCGGGGGCCAGCCCTATCGTCATCGCGACAGCGCCTCCGGCGCGTCGATCCGTGGACATCCCGGGAGAGGCTATGCTGACGGTCTTGCTGATGGTGACGGCGCCGATAGAGGTGCGCCGCGACGGCCCTCCCCTCTCGCTGGAACGCGCGCGGCAAATGAGCGCCGCGCAACTCGGCGATACGGTGCTCGCACCTGGCCATCCCGCCATCGTGGAAGCCAGCGTCGGTCCGGAGGGGATGGGCCCGCTTCCCTTCCCCGGCACGCCCGTGGCGAGCGAGATCAGGCTCTATACCGC
This sequence is a window from Sphingomonas ginsenosidivorax. Protein-coding genes within it:
- the rpsI gene encoding 30S ribosomal protein S9, which gives rise to MSDNRQSLADLASLTNQPAPAAPTAQTVPAAEGDIQAPVSNEPVREPMPLREQILDKQGRAYATGRRKDAVARVWIKPGSGKITVNGRDQETYFARPTLRLVINQPFTIAERDGAYDVVCTVKGGGLSGQAGAVKHGISQALTKFEPILRAPVKAAGFLTRDSRTVERKKYGKAKARRSFQFSKR